From a single Sinomonas atrocyanea genomic region:
- a CDS encoding ATPase, which translates to MTEQHPFEIVQDVVLHAAPERIWEAVTDGTAAWMFPTDQWPAVRTVDEHPRHLVSRMEGPDGWYNQLEHLLTPGPEGTNLHYVHSGILTDNWEQQYDGAAQHTLFYLHTLGEYLTHFDGRAVSFVDVQGPDGATAPDALERFAASFALTGVMAGEKKDLDLPGLGPVEATVDYATGHFLGLRSEAAMVRVFGREAFGQRLGLTVHDFSLDTADDAARSARAQEHAEAWGEYLGALYA; encoded by the coding sequence ATGACCGAGCAGCACCCCTTCGAGATCGTCCAGGACGTGGTCCTCCATGCGGCCCCCGAGCGGATCTGGGAGGCCGTCACCGACGGCACCGCCGCCTGGATGTTCCCCACCGACCAGTGGCCGGCGGTCCGCACGGTCGACGAGCACCCGCGCCACCTCGTCTCCCGCATGGAGGGCCCGGACGGCTGGTACAACCAGCTCGAGCACCTCCTCACCCCGGGGCCGGAGGGGACGAACCTGCACTATGTGCACTCCGGAATCCTCACCGACAACTGGGAGCAGCAGTACGACGGCGCTGCCCAGCACACCCTGTTCTACCTCCACACTCTCGGTGAGTACCTGACGCACTTCGACGGACGCGCGGTCTCCTTCGTGGACGTCCAGGGCCCGGACGGCGCCACCGCGCCGGATGCCCTCGAGCGCTTCGCCGCGTCCTTCGCCCTGACCGGGGTCATGGCGGGGGAGAAGAAGGACCTCGACCTCCCCGGCCTGGGGCCCGTCGAGGCCACCGTGGACTACGCCACAGGCCATTTTCTGGGGCTGCGGTCCGAGGCCGCGATGGTGCGCGTGTTCGGCCGGGAGGCCTTCGGCCAGCGGCTGGGCCTGACCGTCCACGACTTCTCGCTGGACACGGCGGACGACGCCGCGCGCTCGGCCCGCGCGCAGGAGCACGCCGAGGCCTGGGGCGAGTACCTCGGGGCGCTGTACGCCTGA
- a CDS encoding DNA-formamidopyrimidine glycosylase family protein — protein sequence MPEGDNVYQAARRMNAALAGKRLAASDFRVPAFATLDLSGWTVLEVVSRGKHLLHRLAPPGPDGAAAPGPEGRLSIHSHLSMEGSWQVYAPGERWRKPAHTARAALTTEDGTSAVGFSLGMLEVIATAEEGDAVGHLGPDLLGPDWDPARAEANLRAQPDRAVGLALLDQRNLAGVGNIYRCELCFLARVHPATPVGDVPDLAGMVATAKRLLEANKARSRNTVGGFGPRNGTWVYGRTGQPCLRCRTRVRHGTLAEPVPGTGTRLGDTRERDIYYCPSCQPLR from the coding sequence ATGCCCGAGGGTGACAACGTCTACCAGGCGGCGCGAAGGATGAACGCGGCCCTCGCCGGCAAACGCCTTGCCGCGAGCGACTTCCGGGTGCCCGCGTTCGCGACCCTGGACCTCTCGGGCTGGACCGTCCTCGAGGTCGTCTCCCGTGGCAAGCACCTCCTCCACCGGCTCGCCCCGCCCGGGCCGGACGGCGCCGCCGCTCCCGGCCCGGAAGGGCGCCTGAGCATCCACTCCCACCTCTCGATGGAGGGCAGCTGGCAGGTCTATGCCCCCGGCGAGCGGTGGCGGAAGCCCGCGCACACGGCCCGCGCGGCCCTGACCACGGAGGACGGTACGAGCGCCGTGGGCTTCTCGCTCGGGATGCTCGAGGTGATCGCGACCGCCGAGGAGGGCGACGCGGTCGGGCACCTCGGGCCCGATCTGCTGGGCCCGGACTGGGACCCGGCCCGGGCGGAGGCGAACCTGCGCGCCCAGCCGGACCGCGCCGTCGGCCTCGCACTCCTCGACCAGCGCAACCTCGCCGGGGTCGGCAACATCTACCGGTGCGAGCTGTGCTTCCTCGCCCGCGTGCACCCGGCCACCCCGGTCGGCGACGTCCCGGACCTCGCGGGGATGGTCGCGACGGCCAAGCGCCTGCTCGAGGCGAACAAGGCGCGGTCCCGGAACACCGTGGGCGGGTTCGGGCCGCGCAACGGCACCTGGGTGTACGGGCGCACCGGTCAGCCGTGCCTGCGCTGCAGGACCCGCGTCCGGCACGGCACGCTCGCCGAGCCGGTCCCCGGCACCGGGACGCGCCTCGGGGACACCCGCGAGCGCGACATCTACTACTGCCCCAGCTGCCAGCCGCTGCGCTGA
- a CDS encoding helix-turn-helix domain-containing protein encodes MQDVMVIEDPAAAAASLDPLRARLLRELAAPSSAAALAAKVGLPRQKVNYHLRSLEEHGLVALLEERRKGNVMERVLQATAASYIISPAALAVVEPDPEHLRDRFSAYWLLALAARTVREVGRLLAGAVAARKELATYAADGEITFASAASRAAFATELGAEVARLAAKYHEPSAPGARRHRLVVVLHPALRPDAAAAGSEPDQEIQP; translated from the coding sequence ATGCAGGACGTCATGGTCATCGAGGACCCCGCCGCGGCCGCCGCGAGCCTGGACCCGCTCAGGGCCCGGCTCCTGCGGGAGCTGGCCGCGCCGTCGTCCGCGGCAGCCCTCGCCGCGAAGGTGGGACTGCCCCGCCAGAAGGTCAACTACCACCTCCGCTCCCTCGAAGAGCACGGGCTCGTCGCGCTCCTCGAGGAGCGCCGCAAGGGCAACGTCATGGAACGCGTCCTGCAGGCCACCGCGGCGTCCTACATCATCTCCCCGGCCGCGCTCGCGGTGGTCGAGCCGGACCCCGAGCACCTCAGGGACCGCTTCAGCGCCTACTGGCTCCTCGCGCTCGCCGCGCGGACCGTGCGCGAGGTCGGGCGCCTGCTCGCGGGCGCCGTCGCGGCCCGGAAGGAGCTCGCCACCTACGCAGCCGACGGCGAGATCACCTTCGCGTCCGCGGCCTCGCGGGCGGCGTTCGCCACCGAGCTCGGCGCCGAGGTGGCCCGGCTCGCCGCGAAGTACCACGAGCCCTCGGCCCCCGGCGCGCGCCGGCACCGGCTCGTCGTCGTGCTCCACCCCGCACTCAGGCCGGACGCTGCCGCGGCCGGCTCCGAACCCGATCAGGAGATCCAGCCATGA
- a CDS encoding response regulator, whose protein sequence is MPHQTPTSAPGNERLRVFILDDHELVRRGLQELLEGEGFEVVGTSGTAAEATRRIPALKPDVSVLDVRLPDGTGIEVCRDVHSVDPTLACVMLTSYDDDQSLRGAILAGASGYVLKEIRGTELVTALRRAAHGASLFDPAVKAKALEGLRPQEEVLDPRLELLSPQERRVLALIGEGMTNREIGEKLFLAEKTVKNYVSSLLAKLGFERRTQAALFVARNAPHFY, encoded by the coding sequence GTGCCGCACCAAACGCCCACCTCGGCCCCGGGGAACGAGCGCCTGCGCGTCTTCATCCTCGACGACCACGAGCTCGTGCGCCGGGGGCTCCAGGAGCTCCTCGAGGGAGAAGGGTTCGAGGTGGTCGGTACCTCCGGAACCGCCGCCGAGGCCACGCGCCGCATTCCTGCACTCAAGCCGGACGTCTCGGTGCTGGACGTGCGGCTTCCCGACGGGACCGGGATCGAGGTGTGCCGGGACGTCCATTCCGTGGACCCGACCCTCGCGTGCGTGATGCTCACGAGCTACGACGACGACCAGTCCCTCCGCGGGGCGATCCTCGCCGGGGCGAGCGGCTACGTCCTGAAAGAGATCCGCGGGACCGAGCTCGTCACCGCGCTGCGCCGCGCGGCCCACGGCGCGTCCCTCTTTGACCCCGCCGTGAAGGCCAAGGCGCTCGAAGGGCTCAGGCCCCAGGAGGAAGTGCTCGACCCGCGCCTCGAGCTCCTCAGCCCGCAGGAGCGCCGCGTCCTGGCACTCATCGGCGAGGGCATGACCAACCGGGAGATCGGCGAGAAGCTGTTCCTGGCCGAGAAGACCGTCAAGAACTACGTCTCGTCCCTCCTGGCCAAGCTCGGCTTCGAGCGGCGGACCCAGGCCGCGCTCTTCGTGGCCCGCAACGCGCCCCACTTCTACTGA
- the mgtA gene encoding magnesium-translocating P-type ATPase translates to MGPGPAAPGVAWPRERRDRLRAGPAGRSRGRGHAPEGVLSALGTSVRGLDEAEAARRLAQGANVLEARRVSWFHVLVRQFASPLQALLVAAAGLSYATGDQLNASIIVAILLGSALLGFANEFRAEKTAADLHSQISHTVVAVRGGTERTVPVRELVPGDIIRVSLGGIVPADARILESVGLETDEGVLTGESAAVEKSPEAVPPGSGLADLTDCVLMGTVVHAGSAHAVVTATGRGTEFGRIAAGLAQGLPETAFQHGLKQFSLMLLWVGIALTAGILVINLLLQRPFLDSVLFALAIAVGITPQLLPAVVSTSLAAGSRLLAKRGVLVKRLLAIEDLGNLDVLITDKTGTLTEGRIGFEEAVPAAALAGEGDAARRLAVLAVLCCEADPSVPGASGAGQNPVDAALWEAFPDVPPALAGRRRLSMRPFDHETRTMETVVAADGRGEGAIRILKGAPEAVLDACVEVAAADRTVLQTLFRRGARVVAVASGPVPVGRPSAVGAGALTLDGYLCFIDRPKADARESLARLGGLGVDVKIATGDNALVAEYVMTVLKMRAGTVLTGAEVEVMDDAALAAAAPGARVFARVSPEQKARIVTVLRRTHSVGFLGDGVNDALALNRADVGISVDSATDVAKDAADVVLLEKDLDVLADGVTGGRRIFANTIKYLLMGTSSNFGNMFSAAAASAFLTFLPMLPGQILLNNLLYDSSQLAIPTDKVDREQLRKPAHWDIGAIRRFMVIFGPISSLFDFATFGLMLWVFHAAPEEFRAGWFVESLATQTLIVFAIRTRRIPFLRSRASVTLTVGVLTVVAVGAVLPYTPVGALVGFWPLPANFFLALVGMVLLYLVLVEAAKHFYYRAADARLARESRARAEARVAARAALGLHHNRTRVHRRAAPFIVHTARPKFRRPPGHGIAAGRR, encoded by the coding sequence CTGGGCCCCGGGCCCGCTGCGCCCGGCGTAGCATGGCCCCGTGAGCGTCGAGACCGTCTCCGAGCGGGTCCAGCTGGCCGTAGCCGAGGCCGCGGCCATGCCCCCGAGGGGGTCCTCTCGGCCCTCGGCACCTCGGTGCGCGGGCTCGACGAGGCGGAGGCCGCCCGCCGGCTCGCCCAGGGCGCCAACGTCCTCGAGGCGCGCCGCGTGAGCTGGTTCCATGTGCTCGTGCGCCAGTTCGCGAGCCCGCTGCAGGCGCTGCTCGTGGCAGCCGCAGGGCTTTCCTACGCCACCGGGGACCAGCTCAACGCGAGCATCATCGTCGCGATCCTGCTCGGCAGCGCGCTGCTCGGGTTCGCCAACGAGTTCCGCGCCGAGAAGACCGCAGCTGATCTCCACAGCCAGATCTCCCACACGGTCGTCGCCGTGCGCGGCGGCACCGAGCGGACGGTGCCGGTGCGCGAGCTTGTCCCGGGCGACATCATCAGGGTCAGTCTGGGCGGCATCGTCCCGGCGGACGCCCGCATCCTCGAGTCTGTGGGGCTCGAAACCGACGAGGGCGTGCTCACGGGCGAGTCCGCCGCAGTCGAGAAGTCCCCGGAGGCCGTCCCTCCGGGCTCCGGCCTGGCAGACCTGACCGACTGCGTCCTCATGGGAACGGTGGTCCACGCCGGCTCCGCGCACGCGGTCGTGACGGCGACCGGGCGCGGCACTGAGTTCGGCCGGATCGCGGCCGGCCTTGCCCAGGGCCTTCCCGAGACCGCCTTCCAGCACGGCCTCAAGCAGTTCTCCCTCATGCTCCTGTGGGTCGGCATCGCGCTGACCGCGGGCATCCTCGTGATCAACCTGCTCCTGCAGCGGCCGTTCCTGGACTCCGTCCTGTTCGCCCTCGCGATCGCGGTGGGCATCACGCCGCAGCTGCTGCCGGCCGTGGTGAGTACCTCCCTCGCCGCCGGCTCGCGGCTGCTGGCAAAGCGCGGCGTGCTCGTCAAGCGGCTCCTCGCGATCGAGGATCTGGGGAACCTCGACGTCCTCATCACCGACAAGACCGGAACGCTCACCGAGGGCCGGATCGGCTTCGAAGAGGCGGTGCCGGCGGCCGCCCTCGCAGGGGAGGGCGACGCCGCCCGTCGGCTCGCGGTGCTCGCGGTGCTGTGCTGCGAGGCTGACCCCAGCGTGCCGGGAGCGTCCGGAGCGGGCCAGAACCCCGTCGACGCCGCGCTGTGGGAGGCGTTCCCAGATGTGCCGCCGGCCCTCGCAGGTCGCCGCCGGCTCTCTATGCGCCCGTTCGACCACGAGACGCGGACCATGGAGACCGTGGTTGCAGCGGACGGTCGCGGAGAGGGGGCCATCCGCATCCTCAAGGGCGCCCCGGAGGCCGTGCTCGACGCCTGCGTCGAGGTGGCCGCCGCGGACCGCACCGTCCTCCAGACGCTGTTCCGGCGGGGGGCGCGGGTGGTTGCCGTCGCGAGCGGTCCCGTCCCGGTGGGCCGCCCGAGCGCCGTGGGCGCCGGGGCGCTCACGCTCGACGGGTACCTGTGCTTCATCGACCGGCCCAAGGCTGACGCGCGGGAATCCCTCGCCCGCCTCGGCGGCCTCGGCGTCGACGTCAAGATCGCTACGGGAGACAACGCGCTCGTGGCCGAGTACGTGATGACGGTCCTGAAGATGCGCGCAGGCACCGTCCTGACCGGCGCGGAGGTCGAGGTGATGGACGACGCCGCACTCGCGGCGGCCGCGCCCGGAGCCCGCGTGTTCGCCCGCGTCTCGCCAGAGCAGAAGGCCCGGATCGTCACGGTCCTGCGGCGCACCCATTCGGTGGGCTTCCTCGGCGACGGCGTCAACGATGCGCTCGCGCTCAACCGCGCGGACGTCGGCATCTCCGTCGACTCGGCGACCGACGTCGCGAAGGACGCGGCCGACGTCGTGCTCCTCGAGAAGGACCTCGATGTCCTGGCCGACGGCGTCACCGGCGGCCGGCGCATCTTCGCGAATACGATCAAGTACCTCCTCATGGGCACGAGCAGCAACTTCGGAAATATGTTCTCCGCCGCCGCGGCGAGCGCCTTCCTGACCTTCCTCCCCATGCTGCCCGGGCAGATCCTGCTCAACAACCTGCTCTACGATTCGAGCCAGCTTGCCATCCCGACGGACAAGGTGGACCGGGAGCAGCTGCGCAAGCCGGCCCACTGGGACATCGGTGCCATCCGGCGGTTCATGGTCATCTTCGGCCCCATCTCCTCGCTCTTCGACTTCGCGACGTTCGGGCTCATGCTGTGGGTCTTCCACGCGGCCCCCGAGGAGTTCCGGGCAGGGTGGTTCGTCGAGTCCCTCGCGACCCAGACACTCATCGTCTTCGCGATCCGGACCCGCCGCATCCCGTTCCTGCGATCCCGGGCCTCCGTGACGCTGACCGTCGGCGTCCTCACGGTCGTGGCGGTGGGTGCCGTGCTGCCCTACACACCCGTGGGCGCGCTCGTGGGATTCTGGCCGCTCCCGGCGAACTTCTTCCTCGCGCTCGTGGGCATGGTGCTCCTGTACCTCGTGCTCGTCGAGGCGGCGAAGCACTTCTACTACCGCGCCGCGGATGCCCGTCTCGCGCGGGAGTCCCGTGCCCGGGCGGAGGCCCGGGTGGCGGCCCGGGCCGCGCTCGGGCTGCACCACAACCGCACCCGGGTGCACCGCCGTGCGGCGCCGTTCATCGTGCACACGGCCAGGCCGAAGTTCCGCAGGCCCCCAGGCCACGGGATTGCCGCGGGGCGCCGTTAG
- a CDS encoding GAF domain-containing sensor histidine kinase: MDDASILPGSAASRIEDLLRQFVSRAHELLETQERMRGLLAAVVSIAEDLTLEAVLDRVVRSARDLVGAKYAALGVIGSDGTALTHFLTVGMDDETVQRIGTAPTGHGVLGLLIHDPHPLRLHDLGAHADSLGFPPEHPPMRTFLGVPIRVRDEVFGNLYLTEKADGEDFNAEDEDLVVALAAAAGVAIENARLFADIGRRQRWREASMDVAGRLFGLEDLTTGSGFIAEQTVAIADAQVAGIARARSTGMGHEWRAVAGSRKECFDETARATAIALAAKVSITGETLELPGPEVFGPGTLVRYALVVPCGQPGQDAGAVVIGRVDGEPAFAPVDIEMAPVFCSYASLALQVARQHRQREELLVFTDRDRIARDLHDVVIQRLFAAGLSLQGLRRFCAPGPDGERAAEKIDSITGELDETIAALRNTIYSLNEAKSGDSLSARLVRVVQEVTGELPTTPRVELLGPIDTAVPPAVADQALAVLTEGVSNVVRHAHADSLWVTATVADGEFELVVADDGHGLGDTTRRSGLKNVAERAEALGGHFEVGPAEDGGTRLCWAVPVTVVLS; encoded by the coding sequence ATGGATGATGCATCAATCTTGCCTGGGAGCGCGGCGAGCCGGATCGAAGACCTGCTCCGTCAGTTCGTCTCAAGGGCCCACGAGCTGCTCGAGACCCAGGAACGGATGCGGGGGCTTCTCGCAGCGGTCGTCTCCATCGCCGAGGACCTCACCCTCGAGGCCGTCCTGGACCGCGTGGTGAGGTCCGCGCGGGACCTTGTGGGGGCCAAGTACGCGGCCCTCGGCGTGATCGGTTCCGACGGGACCGCCCTGACCCACTTCCTCACGGTCGGCATGGACGACGAGACCGTTCAGCGGATCGGGACGGCGCCCACCGGCCACGGCGTGCTCGGGCTCCTCATCCACGATCCGCACCCGTTGCGCCTCCACGACCTCGGCGCCCACGCGGACTCCCTTGGCTTCCCCCCGGAGCACCCTCCCATGCGGACGTTCCTCGGCGTCCCGATCCGGGTCCGCGACGAGGTATTCGGGAACCTGTACCTGACCGAGAAGGCCGACGGCGAGGACTTCAACGCCGAGGACGAGGACCTCGTGGTGGCGCTCGCCGCCGCGGCCGGCGTCGCGATCGAGAACGCCCGGCTCTTCGCGGACATCGGCCGGCGGCAGCGCTGGCGCGAGGCGAGCATGGACGTGGCGGGCAGGCTGTTCGGTCTCGAGGACCTCACGACGGGCAGCGGCTTCATCGCCGAGCAGACTGTGGCCATCGCCGACGCCCAGGTCGCGGGCATCGCCCGGGCCCGGTCCACCGGGATGGGGCACGAGTGGCGGGCCGTCGCGGGCTCCCGCAAGGAGTGCTTCGACGAGACGGCGCGGGCCACGGCGATCGCGCTCGCGGCCAAGGTCTCGATCACGGGCGAGACGCTCGAGCTTCCCGGGCCCGAGGTGTTCGGCCCCGGCACCCTGGTGCGGTACGCCCTCGTCGTGCCCTGCGGCCAGCCCGGGCAGGACGCCGGCGCCGTGGTGATCGGGCGCGTGGACGGGGAGCCGGCGTTCGCCCCGGTGGACATCGAGATGGCGCCCGTGTTCTGCTCCTACGCCTCGCTGGCGCTGCAGGTGGCCCGGCAGCACCGCCAGCGCGAGGAACTGCTCGTGTTCACCGACCGCGACCGGATCGCGCGGGACCTCCACGACGTGGTGATCCAGCGGCTCTTCGCGGCGGGGCTGAGCCTGCAGGGGCTGCGGCGGTTCTGCGCCCCGGGACCGGACGGCGAGCGGGCGGCAGAGAAGATCGACTCGATCACCGGCGAGCTGGACGAGACCATCGCCGCGCTGCGCAACACGATCTACTCCCTCAACGAGGCGAAGTCGGGCGACAGCCTGAGTGCCCGCCTCGTCCGGGTGGTCCAGGAGGTGACGGGGGAGCTGCCCACCACGCCCCGGGTGGAGCTGCTCGGGCCGATCGACACGGCCGTACCGCCGGCGGTGGCCGACCAGGCACTCGCCGTCCTCACCGAGGGGGTCTCCAACGTGGTCCGGCACGCCCACGCGGACTCCCTCTGGGTCACGGCCACCGTGGCCGACGGCGAGTTCGAGCTCGTCGTGGCCGACGACGGCCACGGGCTCGGGGACACGACGCGGCGCAGCGGGCTGAAGAACGTGGCCGAGCGCGCTGAGGCCCTGGGCGGCCACTTCGAGGTCGGTCCGGCGGAGGACGGCGGTACGCGGCTGTGCTGGGCTGTCCCTGTGACGGTCGTCCTCAGCTGA